Genomic DNA from Salvia miltiorrhiza cultivar Shanhuang (shh) chromosome 1, IMPLAD_Smil_shh, whole genome shotgun sequence:
AATCAATGGTATatattggttcctagttttcatcttaggGGGGGTTTCTATCTTaaccccaccctatatatatatatatatatgtatgtatataaatatGTCTACGTTTAGACATGCACATTGTGATTTTGTTCACCCCTCTCCCTTTTGTTTGCACTATGCATATATTCTGACAATCATATGTTCTaagagtattttaaatgctttttCAGTTCTTAGTTTTGGGCTAGGTTCCTGGCAAATAAATACGTTTATAgttttatggtcaagaactagTGTATATGATGCTCATCAGAAGATTCAGAactattttctaaaaaaagtCTATCGACAAGTGTTAGGAACGATAATTAATACTCAGCACTTCTTTGCTGCTGTGTGAAGCAGTGATAGGACACATATATATGAAGCTAGAGTCTAGAGATGGGTGACATTCATCCCCTGTTATAAATCATTCAATCTGTGTCCTGGTATGTTTAAGGATTTTCTTAAAGCTTCTAAATTGGCTCTTCACTCATGTTAAAACCGTACTGCCTCACTGTAAAGCACCATTAGAGCTGGATCATTCTTGATCTTGAGCAGTATCTAGtcatgattttgatgtagtctGTTAAATTTTATCTGCctgatttattatttatttaatctttgCAGGGATTATAGTTGATGATCCCCGGATGCTGATCAGTTATTATATGGTATTTATGCTGGCATGTTTTAAATTGCGAGCAGACCGTGCCTCCAGTTTTTCATGGTCATCTACGTATCACCAGATGGTTTCTCAACGTAAAAATGCTTCTTTATGGCGAGATATCTCATTTGAAACAAAAGGCATGTGGACTATTATGGATTATTTGAGGGTTTACTGCTATTGTCACCTATTGGATCTAGTACTTACTCTTATATTAATCACGGGAACCTTGGAGTATGATATTCTGCACCTTGGATACCTTGGTTTTGCTCTAATTTTCTTTCGCATGAGGCTTACCAtattaaagaagaaaaataagatCTTCAAGTACTTGCGTGTGTACAATTTTGCCGTTATTGTTCTCTCTCTGGCGTATCAATCTCCTTTCATTGGTGACTTTACTGCAGGGAAGTGtgaaaccgttgattacatctATGAGGTGATTGGATTTTATAAATATGATTATGGATTTCGGATCACCTCGAGATCTGCTCTGGTTGAAATCATCATTTTTGTTCTGGTATCTTGTCAGTCGTATATGTTTTCTTCCTCAGAATTTGATTATGTATTTCGATATCTTGAGGCTGAACAAATTGGTGCAATTGTTCGAGAGCAAGAGAAGAAAGCTACTTGGAAGACTGAACAGTTGCAGCACATTCGAGAATCTGAGGAGAAAAAACGTCAGCGTAACTTGCAAGTGGAGAAGATGAAAGCTGAAATGCTCAACCTACAAATTCAGCTCCACAGTATGAATTCTCCTACTGCTCGTGCTGATTCTTCACCTGCTAATGAAGGATTGAGAAAAAGGAAGAATGCTTCACTTAATCTACAAGACACTGGCAATGCTGAGAAACAGGATGGTGATACCAATGCTGATTTAGTTTTCCCGTCTCATCTGTATGAATCTCCAAGGAGCTTAAGAGCAGAAAATCCATTTGCTGCAGATTTTACAAAACCACAAAGGTATGCATCTTTCAGTGAGATAACTGAACTTAGGGATGAGGCTAGTGATAATGCTGGTAATGATTCAGATGAAGCGAAGAAAGGTAAACCCCAGTCGAAGGAAAACCATTTAGCTTCTGCTGTACAACTAATAGGTGATGGCGTTTCTCAGGTTCAATCAATTGGCAATCAGGCAGTTAGCAGTCTCGTCAGCTTTTTGAACATCTCACCTGAAGACTCAGATTCAAATGAACCCCCATCTTTGCAAGATGGACTTTCTACTGATGAAAGAAGCACAAATAATAAACAGACACACTTGAGTAGTTCATCTTCTCTGCTGTCTGACAAGAGTAGAACTTCAGGATTTGCGAGTTGGCAGATTGGACGAATAATTCGTCATATATGGTCTCAGATGCGGTCAAACAATGATGTAGTGTGCTACTGTTGTTTTATTCTTGTTTTTATATGGAACTTCAGTTTGCTTTCCATGGTTTACTTGGCGGCTCTGTTTCTATATGCTCTCTGTGTGAATACTGGACCAAGTTACATCTTCTGGGTTATAATGCTAATCTATACCGAAATTTATATTTTGGTGCAGTATTTATACCAAATAATGATACAGCATTGTGGTTTCAACATCCAGTCAGATCTTCTCCGTCAATTGGGGTTTCCTACAAAAAAGATAACATCAGCATTTGTTATCAGTTTGCTACCTTTGTTTTTGCTGTATCTATTTACTCTAATACAGAGCTCTATTACTGCGAAGGATGGTGAATGGTTTTCAGTAGGTTTTGGTAATGGTAAAGGGGGGCCACTAAACCAAGAGCGTGGCCAAACAGGATCTAGCTGGAGTGAGAAAGCAAAGAAGTATCTCCAATTAATCAAACGATTGGTTATAACAGTGGTGAGTAACTGTTGTAGATATTGGAAATCACTGACGCAAGAAGCAGAATCTCCTCCATACTTTATTCAATTGTCCATGGATGTCAAAGTATGGCCAGAGGATGGGATTCAGCCCGAGAGGATTGAGTCTGGAATAAATCGGCTGCTGCAGCTTGTCCATGATGAAAACTGCAAGAGTGAAATGCCTAATCCTTGTCCTTGTGCCAGCAAGGTTCAAATTCGTAGCATTGAAAAAAGTTCTGAAAATCTGAGTGTGGCCCTGGCTGTTTTTGAGGTGGTTTATGTCTCTTCGTTAACTGACTGTAGTCCAGCTGAAAAATTCAAATCTCTTACTCCAGCCTCCGACATAGCAAAGGAGATACTTAGGGCACAGGAGAAGGAACTTAATTATGAAGTTGGATTCCCTTACCGTATAATCTCAGTAATTGGAGGTGGCAGGAGAGAAATTGATCTTTATGCCTATGTTTTTGGTGCTGACTTGACAGTCTTCTTTCTGGTTGCCATATTCTACCAGTcagttataaaaaataaaagtgaattTCTGGAGTACTATCAGCTCGAGGACCAATTTCCGAAAGAATATGTATTTATGCTAATGGTAAGGAAAGTGCTTCTGaatgggattttttttttgtaggtaCAATTGCTATAATctaaatgaatattttaattcATGTGGCTATACTTAATTCAATGGTGCACGTACACATGCCTTATAATATATGCTTGGTCTTCTTTTAACATGCTTGAATTTTCTTCTTGTGCAGATAATCTTCTTCTTGATTGTTGTTGATCGCGTCATATACCTCTGTTCATTTGCAACTGGAAAAGTCATCTTTTACATTTTCAGCATCTTTCTTTTCACTTATGCTGTCACTGAGTATGCTTGGGATATGGATACTTCACGACAAAGTACTGCTGGGTTGGCCATTCGAGCAATGTATCTTACCAAAGCAGTTTCTCTTGTATTACAAGCCATGCAAATTCGATATGGTGTTCCTCATCAAAGCACATTGTATCGCCAATTTCTAACCAGTGAAGTTTCTCGTGTTAACTATCTGGGGTATAAGCTGTATCGGGTTTTACCTTTTCTGTATGAGCTGCGTTGCGTCCTTGACTGGTCATGCACAGCAACATCCTTGACAATGTATGACTGGCTGAAGGTGAGTCTTCAAGTTTTCTGATCAGGTTGGTATTTCTACCAACCATGCACGCAAAACTGTCATTCTTAATTCCTGTAGTTTTGTTTTCAAACTAAGTTGCACTCTTTAACAATAACTCAGTAAGAAATTAAGAAAGTTTTGGTGATTAAACTGGATGCTAATTTTAAGTTTTCTGATGCCCTAATGTGTACTTTGATTAGTAGACTAATCACTTTCCTGCATAAAGTCTCAAGACCGTGAAATTGTAGTACACAGGAGAAAGATATCTATTTAGCTAAGTGCAGAGTCGTCTTTGTGAATGTTGGTTTTATTTTATGAACCTAAGAGAAAAGAAGTTACACAATTTGGACAATCAGAGTGGTACATAATTCGTCATTGCAAGGCTTATTGCAGAACCGATAAAGGATACTGAGTCCGACTTATTATCAAATTTATCTTACTTAGAGTCTTATTCATACTTAAGTATACTGAGTCCgttgttatttattttagtgGGAACTATATGCAGTTCTGGAAGACTCCATTTCCTGAATATAACGTTCAAGTAACCCATCACTGCTTGAATTTTTGGTTACTTAGGTGAACTTTAGGTCTGTTTGAAACTTAAGAATATTCAACAATATGATACATTGATTAAACCTACTATTCAGTTTGTTTCTCCATCTCAGCTATATTGATAAAGTTTAAAATAGATAGTGATGTATCTGTATTCTCTTTCAGTTGGAGGACATAAATGCAAGCTTGTACCTTGTCAAATGTGATAATGTTCTGAACAGAGCCTCTCATAAACAAGGAGAGAAGCAGACAAAGATGACGAAGCTTTGCAACGGCATATGTCTCTTCTTCATTCTAATTTGTGTTATTTGGGCTCCAATGCTGGTAAGAAATTTCTGACACGACTCTGCTCTGTGATATGTACTGGCACTCCTATTAGTACACATGTTAAAATCAAGTAGCGATGAAGAAAATGACCTATCTCTTTGTGTTAGTTTATATGGTATAATGGATGTTTATCTGACCTTTTAATTAACCGCATGATGAATATTGAAGCCTATGAGCTCGGACTCTCCAAAAATTGGAAAGTACCCGTGTCCGTCTGGTGCAACATGGGTACGGCGGcgaagagaagaagaagcaggGTTCAGCTTTTAAGTGACTTATGggtttttgttttaattaaaataagttAAATCGGTGCAATTTTTCTCGTGTCCACATATCCTAAATCTGGAAAACTTAAAGAGTCGGGATCACATCCCTGCACCTGTGTCCGACACCCGCAGCACCCAAGTCCGAGCAACATAGATTGAAACAATTCCTTGCACTATACTTTATAATGTTTCCCAATTTTCCTTTCTGAATACAAAATGTAGCAATGCTTTACATTATTGCAAGTTAGATAATAAGAGAGTAATCTGACATGTTTTTCAGCTTCTAGTTTCTAGGCCATCTAATCGTTTGACCTCAAAATGTAGATGTTATATGTGCTAGTTTCCATTTTCATCTCTGAAGACACTTGTATTACATGGTGAAAATAAGTGTTCACATATTGGTCTTTCTCTGTATAGGGTTCCTGTGAGTCTTCTGCTAGTACTGAGTCGTTTATCTTTATTACTTGTTGAGATGAAAGTTAGTTCGAGAATGATATGTAAAGTTTTATAGGTTAGTATAGGATTTGTCAACTGATATTGCCAAATCCTAGAAATCGTGGTCCTATATTGAAGCAAGCAATCTCATGTATGTAATGTCCACACTTTGTTCTACAGATGTACAGTAGTGGTAATCCAACGAACATAGCGAATCCAATCAATGCTGCCAGTTTTCAGTTTGAGATCAAGACAACTGGTGGCAGATTGATCTTGTACCAGACAACTCTTTGCGAAATAATTCCATGGGAGAAAGTGAAGTCCAGTGACGTTGATCCACAAAATTATTTGGAGTCATACAATGCGAATGACATTCAGCTTATTTGCTGCCAAGCTGATGCAAGCAGTCTATGGCTTGTCCCTGGTGTGGTTAAGAAGCAGTTTATTCCGTCTCTGTACGTTGATATGGAAATGAAATTTTCTTGGATACTTACAAGGGACCGACCGAAAGGCAAGGAAAAGGTGAAATATGACAAGGGTGTGGATCCATCAAGTCTTCCTAGAGCATCAGAAGTTGAGGGGGTTCTGAATGGTTCCTGGAGCAGCTTTAGGGTTTACAATATCTATCCAAGAAATTTCCGTGTTACCGGTTCTGGAGAAATTAGACCTGTTGATCAAGTGGTATGCTTCGAAACAAGAGCTTGTTTATATTAGGTAATGAGTTTGCTGAAGTTTGTATGTTGTGAAGCAGAGTCTTGTGAATGCGGAGCTTGTGCTGCACCATGAGACGTATGATTGGTGGTCGTTCCAAGATATGAATCCTCCAAATGCGGATGGGTGTAGAGGATTGTGGGGGCCTATGGCTGTGGTGGTGTCGGAGGAGACCCCGCGTAAGTATTTACAAGGTATAAGTTGCGATTGATTGTATGGTTTAATAATGGAAGTGTATGATGGCAGAGGGAATCCTGGGGGAGACGCTGAGCAAATTCAGCATATGGGGGCTGTACATCACATTCGTCCTTGCTGTTGGGCGTTTTATTAGAATGCAGTGTTCTGACCTACGAATGAGGATACCCTATGAGAATCTGCCTTCATGCGACAGGTATATGATATGATATCATCCATCATTGTCTCATCAAatttcatctcatctcatctaatgattggatttggatttggattGGGATAGGCTGATTGCCATCTGTGAGGATATATACGCTGCAAGAGCAGAAGGTGAACTCCGAGTTGAAGAGGTACTCTACTGGACACTCGTCAAAATTTACAGATCGCCTCATATGCTGCTCGAGTATACCAACCCCGACTAGTCCACTCCAATTATATACTCAGAATAACTTACTAACTTCTAACCTAAACAACTTTAATTTTCATATCATTTAAATCCCATCAATTATCCCAAATCTATGAAATTCTTATCTACTGTATCTCCTGCCCTACAAAAATTGCCATATTTAACTATAAAATACCTCCTTTTCATTATtacaaatcaaaaaataaaatattttcttcatCTCACCTCTTTCTTCTCTTTAATTCATCTTTCTCATCATTCCCtcgtctctctcatctctcacaAGCAGACTTTCTAATTTCAATTCCCTATTTTCTTTCATTATCTTTAATACGACGAATCCATTTTttatcatctatatatatatagggaagagttcaatagagatcactaaatattcaaagaacataGATCAAATTTagtcgttgatcttatctaatctaatggTCAACATTTATTCATGTCATGTTCAATGAATTTTTTTGTCAAACATATACAGGGTCGAATTCCACAACCCCCAAAAAATCAACATTTATTCACACCATGTTTAACGGATTTGATGAATGTTCATCAAATCATCAAATCGATTCAACATATCAGAAATTTCGTTgaatataattgaaattatcATGTGGTGTAGTGGCTGGTGCACGCCTTTGTCCTCTCAAAGGTCAAGGGTTCAAAACCTTTATCCcccactttctttttcctttttcattttcttttgctTCTTTTATTTGTTCCTTTCTTTTGcttattttcagtttttttgttttttgtttttttttctttttcgtttttgctttttttcttcttttgatTAGCtcctttaattttttattttcaacacttttttaactttttcctatttttttcattcttttttcatATCAATGGTTATTTTTACTTacaaccataatttttttttttttttttttttgatcggtcaaagtcatgttagatgttagtagttagttccccatccactccaagaaccaccttatctctccattcaccaaactccaccttatatctccaatatTGTACTTAACATCATATTAACTTAACCAAATAATTATAATGATAAATTTCGTGAGTAAATGAACAAGTTTGGTGGAAAaaagtaattaattttgaaatattacatttcttcttATGAATAATACTTTTTTTATTAAGATTATAGTTACTTTTAAATAGTATAAAATTTACTTTTTTAGCACTAATGTATACTtgtgttaatataagtatttaccttcattaaACAAAACTCTAAAccttgaaaactaaaccctaaatccgaATACTAAATCTTGAACCCTAATATGAATATTTACTTTtcataagcataagatatacatttgttcgcacaaatgaatacttatgttaatataagtatattactttcattcaatataagtATTACATTTTCTAGGCgtaatttttacttttattgaaaataaggtattattttttctattactaattaaaaagtacaaaattctaagaaatttgaattttaattttaaaaaatcaattttacatttcatattacaaatatttactttcaatcagtataagatatacatttgttggCACACGTGTATATTCATATTAATATAAggatttaatttgatttaatacaaaatattatattttctaaaccctaaaccatgaaaactaaactctaaacacTTGATTGATTGGTTTTAGAATATCAGATTTTAAAACATGTGGCAACCAATGATTTGCACttatcaaatattattatttgggcCTCGAAACCAAATTAAATGAGCCTTAGTATTGTATCTCAATAATAATAGACTATAAATAGACCCCCTAAGATTAAAGGTAAGCAAGTCCTTCCATAAGAggaaatcaaataaacaaatgctatattatttttcacattttttgcACACTTAATTTCTTTGTTCTTAGCTCgattttcttcactttttcaaaaatttgcCCATTGAATTTAATACCCAACTCAACATTACGCGAGTCTAAAATTATATTCTTCGCGCATAGCGCATGAGGtacactagtatatataaaaagagaagtaaatataattaaatttaattagaaggATGTAATTAGAAATtaaggaatttttttttaaaattgatgagTTCTATAATTATACCCATTTATTCACgaaggaaaaaaagaagaagaagaatgaaatGGGGGTAAAGGTTTCGATCCCTGTACCTCTTATGGCATAAGGAAAAGTAGGTAACTATTACCACTGCACTAGCTCACACTTTTATGTTCCCTTGTTAAAAATTGGCTTATGTATATTAACGCGCGCGGGTCGGGTCAGGCCGGGTCAAGCCCGCCTCATACGATGAAGTTGACCTCTTGCAAGATTTTTgcgtatgtatatatatatagtgaaggGCTACTATaagagcacctcttaaaataagaaataagaattaggaaagatatatgaattttatgtagaatacgtatgaattcgctgtataaaagtATGggattgcgaaaaataaatttttgttatttatgggattcgaactcaaaccatgaattcatccaacaggatgatgaaccaatcgtagatcttgatgatctaaggactgaaaataattcttattttataaaaaatttgcCCGTTGAATCTAATACCCAACTCAACATTACGCAACTCAACATTACGCGAGTCTAAAATTATATTCgacgcgcatagcgcgggaggtacactagtatatataaaaaaataagtaaatataattaaattcaattagaagGATGTAATTAGaaattaagaatttttttttaaaactgatGAGTTCTATAATTATACCCATTTATTCAcgaaggaaaaaaaagaagaagaagaattaatGAAATGGGGGTAAAGGTTTCGAACCCTGTACCTCTTATGGCATAAGGAAAAGTAGGTAGCTATTACTAGAGGTGGCCAAAAAAAccggaaccgggaaccgaaccgGAAAACCGAACCGTCCGGGACGGTTCTGTAATCGGAACCGTGTATGTGATACACGGTTCTGAACCGAAACCGAAACCGTGCTCggccggttcggttacggttccgATTTCTCAAACCGTCGGTTCTCggttccgaaccggaaccggaaccgggTTGGAACCGTGCCTAGAACCGccttttaattttagttatttggtcaaataattattgtcgtaagaaaaaaataacaattgatatgaataaatgtaatatttttagaaaagatgaaataattgaaaaaaaagaaaaaaaaatataaaaaatgtgaaaataaaaaattaacgaaaaaataaagaaaataaagaaaatcatttactaaaataaaataaagaaaatatttggtcaaataattattgtcgtaagaaaaTCCTTTACTATTAATATGATGAAAGgtaatctataaaaaatattactacaatttttcatattgatagttattttttatcataataataattgctttgaaataaataaaataaaataaatattgtaaaaaaagaagaatagaaataaaaaaaaatgaaatagaaaaaaatgaaaaagaaacgagcaaaaaatgaaaacaaaaaggaaaaaaaaaaaggaaaacttTTGAAAGACGAAACAGGATACATGTAAGGTATAACTTTGAATTGCCTTAATTTAAAAGTTGTAAACTAAAttgccttaattttattttagcattcaAATGTggtaatttgtaaattttatttacaaGAGTTGTAAGGTATAACTTtgaattataagttcaatttagaaaataatgtatatgaactttatattttcttgtgtcatttattttattaaagcaaatttcattaaattttacacaacaatacataaaattataaaaattacattaaaaaaaaaaacggacgGTTCTAAcggttcgaaccggaaccggcggttcggaaccggaaccggaaccggaaccgccggttcacggttcgaaaccgaaaccgtgagggttattttttggttcggttccggttccagTTTTTGGAaccgaaaaccggcggttccggttcgaaccgggaaccgaaccgtggCCACCTCTAGCTATTACCACTGCACTAGCCCACACTTTTATGTTCCCTTGTTAAAAATTGGCTTATGTATATTAACGCGCGTGGGTCGGGTCAGACCGGGTCAAGCCCGCCTCATACGATGAAGTTGACCTCATGCAAGATTTTgcgtatgtatatatatagtgaaatGCTACTatgagagcacctcttaaaataagaaataagaattaggaaagatatatgaattttatgtagaacacgtatgaattcgctgtataaaagtatgaattgcgaaaaataaatttttgttattcatgggattcgaactcaaaaccatgaattcatccaacaggatgatgaaccaatcgtagatcttgatgatctaaggactgaaaataattcttattttatgtaTCTTAAGAAATGTACTTATTttaactcatatatatatatatatatatatatatatatagtgggtATTGAATGTGAAATGAGTGATAGTGATTAATGGTTTGATTTCATTTTTCGAGAAACGTTATAATATGAAGgggttatggcaaaaaaatacacgaactttgaaaaaagttgtaattttttcctgaactttcaattaaacctcaaaatacataaatttatatttttgttgcaattaagctctaatttccttgaaagtcaaatttaggtgaaaattgcaacaaaaatataaattcatgtattttgaaGCTCAATTGAAAGTTCAAGAGAAGattgcaatttttttcaaagttcgtgtatttttttaccATAACCCCTAATATGAAATAGTATTAAACTATAACTATATATGTTTGTAACATTAAAAAGTAATTACGCATGTACCCGTAAAGAGAATAGTTAAGAATACAATAAGGAATAATTTGAAGGGTTGAAGCAAATTAACCATTAAAGGTTATACATTGGGTTGAATAttagtaaattatataaaatgaaaatggtTAGTtcattgtaaatttattttattattaattatatttgtaaattgataattaatttaatgttaatcaatttaatttattttattatttttaaaaaataagaaacaaaaaaaaaattgggcttATTAGGACCGACCGTCGATGGCCCGATAGGAGCTGAGCTTACTAATTTGCAGTCCGGTCAAATTTCGGCCCGAcccgatccgatccgatccgacgCAGTCCGGTATAATTCAAAAGCTTTGTGAGCTGGCCCGGCCCAGCCTATTTGACAGCTCTAAGGTAGGGCTATCATACTATTTTCGCTCGCTAAACGCTATACAATTTCTCTCCGATCCATCCCAATTAAGCTATCAATGGAGGAAATGGGTACAGGTGTAAAGAGCAGTTATATTGATTCCACTGAAACTGTGCAGCCAGTCGTCCTCGTGAACGAACCTGGTTATGTCGCTGCTGTTGGGGGTAATAATTTCTCCTTTGATTTCAGTTGTTATGATAATTTATTGTTACTCTCTCTCTAGGTTTTGGAATTTGGGATAAAAAAGGATACACAATTGAATCATGTCTtgctaggattttttttttttttgaaataatgtCTTGCTAGGGTTTGAATAGCGAATGcgttatattaatttgattatgctACATCATTATCTAATATTTGTTGTTGTGGTGGTGGGTGATCGTAGTTTGTCAATCAAAACAAATAGATTTTAAGTCCCAATTTCCATTATATGAATTAGTTTCTAATCGGTCAAATCAATTTAACAATATGTATTaatttatgttattatttgttAGGCATTCCAAATCACCTTAAAATTGAGGGTGGGATGTCATATGGGATTCGTTTTCCCATTTCGATGTATCCCAAAAATCTGCCTGAAGATCCTACTGAACGGCGAAGGGTACTTCTATTAATTACTACTACTCcattaatatatatttctaatAAGATGAAGATCGGATCATTCTGAAAAATTAATCTTAACCAGGTTTTCTTTGAAATTTTCGAGAAACGCCATGCACAAAAGATGCCCCAGAGGGCCTGGTACATTACCCGTTTGCTGTGGATTAATCTGATTCTTTTTACTCTTTAGCCTAATTGCCAACTCTTTCACATTGCTGTAGTTATTAGTTATGAAGGTGATCAATATATT
This window encodes:
- the LOC130998874 gene encoding piezo-type mechanosensitive ion channel homolog isoform X3 gives rise to the protein MEFMMSMREGSLTEQLLPTRNSFFVRQLRSGVRHTNILLRGPIFRFFSINWFTYGFPVSLFALSYWSFNFASICAFALLAYVGYVLYAFPSLFWLHRLNGLLLVFILLWAVSTYVFNVAFAYVNWKLGKDMEIWEMVGLWHYPIPGFFLLAQFCLGILVALGNLVNSSVFLFLSNEERQLSDENRTEEVKEDAKVLIVATIAWGLRKCSRPIMLLLIFLIAARPGLVHAVYIIFFFAYLLSHQINKRMRKCLILLCEAHFAALYILQLSLVSRKLEQKGSISLEVLSELGLVQNDSTWEFLEIALLACLCAIHNHGFEMLFSFSAIVQHTPCPPIGFGILKAGLNKSVLLSVYATSDHRSNSSHERRVALYLSAIGEKFLSIYRSFGTYIAFLTILFAVYLVRPNYISFGYIFLLLIWIIGRQLVERTKQRLWFPLKAYAIVVFIFIYVLSIFPTFETWMSKKVNLYVCFGYNTEASLLENLWESLAIVIVMQLYSYERRQSKHMNLEDADPLQFGILGFIKRFLIWHSQKILFVALFYASLSPISAFGFLYILGLILSSTLPKASRIPSKSFLIYTGFLVSTEYLFQMWGKLAQMFPGQKHNNLSIFLGLQVYTPSFEGLEAGLRPKVLVIAACILQYNVFHWLERMSSSLPNAGRSEEPCPLFVSEEDVSSAVLTPSEDNETSSESGDPSRRRIRSNSWSSFQHVNDQPSQDLSRGFHENGSNRKFSFGYIWGSIKDSHKWNKKRVVTLRQERFEMQKTMLKVYLKFWIENMFNLFGLEINMLALLLASFALLNAMSMFYIASLATCVLLARPIIHKLWPIFVILFAIILLAEYFAMWSTVMPFSQHVQTPTDARCHGCWKDSSIYFQYCEMCWLGIIVDDPRMLISYYMVFMLACFKLRADRASSFSWSSTYHQMVSQRKNASLWRDISFETKGMWTIMDYLRVYCYCHLLDLVLTLILITGTLEYDILHLGYLGFALIFFRMRLTILKKKNKIFKYLRVYNFAVIVLSLAYQSPFIGDFTAGKCETVDYIYEVIGFYKYDYGFRITSRSALVEIIIFVLVSCQSYMFSSSEFDYVFRYLEAEQIGAIVREQEKKATWKTEQLQHIRESEEKKRQRNLQVEKMKAEMLNLQIQLHSMNSPTARADSSPANEGLRKRKNASLNLQDTGNAEKQDGDTNADLVFPSHLYESPRSLRAENPFAADFTKPQRYASFSEITELRDEASDNAGNDSDEAKKGKPQSKENHLASAVQLIGDGVSQVQSIGNQAVSSLVSFLNISPEDSDSNEPPSLQDGLSTDERSTNNKQTHLSSSSSLLSDKSRTSGFASWQIGRIIRHIWSQMRSNNDVVCYCCFILVFIWNFSLLSMVYLAALFLYALCVNTGPSYIFWVIMLIYTEIYILVQYLYQIMIQHCGFNIQSDLLRQLGFPTKKITSAFVISLLPLFLLYLFTLIQSSITAKDGEWFSVGFGNGKGGPLNQERGQTGSSWSEKAKKYLQLIKRLVITVVSNCCRYWKSLTQEAESPPYFIQLSMDVKVWPEDGIQPERIESGINRLLQLVHDENCKSEMPNPCPCASKVQIRSIEKSSENLSVALAVFEVVYVSSLTDCSPAEKFKSLTPASDIAKEILRAQEKELNYEVGFPYRIISVIGGGRREIDLYAYVFGADLTVFFLVAIFYQSVIKNKSEFLEYYQLEDQFPKEYVFMLMIIFFLIVVDRVIYLCSFATGKVIFYIFSIFLFTYAVTEYAWDMDTSRQSTAGLAIRAMYLTKAVSLVLQAMQIRYGVPHQSTLYRQFLTSEVSRVNYLGYKLYRVLPFLYELRCVLDWSCTATSLTMYDWLKLEDINASLYLVKCDNVLNRASHKQGEKQTKMTKLCNGICLFFILICVIWAPMLMYSSGNPTNIANPINAASFQFEIKTTGGRLILYQTTLCEIIPWEKVKSSDVDPQNYLESYNANDIQLICCQADASSLWLVPGVVKKQFIPSLYVDMEMKFSWILTRDRPKGKEKVKYDKGVDPSSLPRASEVEGVLNGSWSSFRVYNIYPRNFRVTGSGEIRPVDQVQSLVNAELVLHHETYDWWSFQDMNPPNADGCRGLWGPMAVVVSEETPQGILGETLSKFSIWGLYITFVLAVGRFIRMQCSDLRMRIPYENLPSCDRLIAICEDIYAARAEGELRVEEVLYWTLVKIYRSPHMLLEYTNPD